A part of Brassica rapa cultivar Chiifu-401-42 chromosome A05, CAAS_Brap_v3.01, whole genome shotgun sequence genomic DNA contains:
- the LOC103867938 gene encoding callose synthase 1, with translation MPAEANNLPDSEAVPSSLPEVSPILRVAHKIHPTHPRIAYLCVLAALEESQIVCSLNPPIDAFKFKNSLWYWTKTNDETHGDGKVRPSDARDMHNFYLEYYEKNIQALFKFLEDHRYFEGDGPGPMPLWPTPTDGLQPSRTLSVRADRALLLTNACRAALALYKVVEHLSKDVQLPPQILEAHNEVKRLAQIFRPYNHIPNDPYSDDHPMRRLPAIRAVEAALGVKVYSRDNCVRNTTQPLPTPLEICQPKRRGPTNPKIYLLAISP, from the exons ATGCCAGCTGAAGCAAATAATCTTCCCGACAGCGAGGCCGTGCCATCAAGTCTTCCAGAGGTCTCACCAATCCTTCGCGTGGCCCATAAAATACATCCCACACATCCTCGGATTGCTTACCTAT GTGTGCTTGCTGCACTTGAAGAGTCGCAAATCGTTTGCTCCTTGAACCCTCCAATTGATGCTTTCAAGTTTAAGAATTCTCTTTGGTATTGGACTAAAACT AATGATGAAACACATGGGGATGGAAAAGTGAGGCCGAGTGATGCACGTGATATGCATAATTTCTATCTCGAGTATTACGAGAAAAACATCCAAGCTTTGTTCAAGTTTCTTGAAGACCACCGATATTTTGAAG GAGATGGCCCAGGGCCCATGCCTCTCTGGCCTACTCCTACAGACGGCTTACAACCTTCCAGAACTCTCAGTGTCAGAGCTGACAG GGCTCTACTTCTCACAAATGCATGTCGAGCTGCTCTTGCTCTCTACAAAGTCGTTGAGCATCTTTCTAAAGACGTGCAACTACCTCCTCAG ATTTTGGAAGCCCACAATGAAGTGAAACGGCTAGCCCAAATATTTAGACCATACAACCATATTCCCAACGATCCTTATAGTGATGATCATCCCATGAGGAGACTGCCTGCG ATAAGAGCTGTTGAAGCCGCACTTGGTGTAAAGGTTTACTCTAGGGATAATTGTGTGCGTAATACAACTCAACCGTTGCCCACCCCACTAGAAATCTGTCAACCAAAAAGGCGAGGCCCAACAAATCCGAAGATATACTTATTGGCGATAAGCCCGTGA
- the LOC103867934 gene encoding PTI1-like tyrosine-protein kinase 2 isoform X2: protein MHRWICCGRTSGDSDVSNDEQHLKTQWQQSEGANNNKPKPQAVAKPEAPKEALPIEVPLLSVEEVKEKTDNFGSKSLIGEGSYGRVYYATLSDGKAVALKKLDVAPEAETNTEFLSQVSMVSRLKHENFIQLVGYCVDENLRVLAYEFATMGSLHDVLHGRKGVQGAQPGPTLDWITRVKIAVEAARGLEYLHEKVQPPVIHRDVRSSNVLLFEDYQAKVADFNLSNQAPDNAARLHSTRVLGTFGYHAPEYAMTGQLTQKSDVYSFGVVLLELLTGRKPVDHTMPRGQQSLVTWATPRLSEDKVKQCVDPKLKGEYPPKSVAKLAAVAALCVQYESEFRPNMSIVVKALQPLLKTPAPVPVTEP from the exons ATGCACAGGTGGATCTGTTGTGGGCGTACTTCAGGAGATTCGGATGTATCTAATGATGAGCAACATCTGAAAACTCAATGGCAGCAATCTGAAGGAG CAAATAATAATAAGCCAAAACCACAAGCTGTTGCAAAACCTGAGGCGCCCAAGGAAGCTCTTCCCATTGAAGTTCCTCTCTTGTCTGTGGAGGAGGTTAAAGAAAAGACTGACAACTTTGGATCAAAGTCACTCATTGGTGAGGGTTCTTATGGAAGGGTGTATTACGCAACTCTAAGTGATGGTAAAGCAGTTGCATTGAAGAAACTCGATGTTGCCCCTGAAGCTGAAACAAACACCGAGTTCTTGAGTCAG GTTTCCATGGTTTCAAGACTGAAGCATGAGAATTTCATTCAGCTGGTCGGCTATTGTGTCGATGAGAACCTCCGTGTTCTTGCTTATGAGTTTGCAACGATGGGATCACTGCACGACGTTCTACATG GTAGGAAGGGAGTTCAAGGTGCACAGCCAGGTCCAACACTTGACTGGATAACGAGGGTGAAGATCGCCGTTGAGGCAGCTAGGGGTTTAGAATACCTTCATGAGAAGGTTCAGCCTCCTGTCATACATAGAGACGTGAGATCTAGCAATGTGCTTCTCTTTGAAGACTATCAGGCAAAAGTTGCTGATTTTAATCTCTCAAATCAAGCTCCTGACAATGCTGCACGTCTTCACTCTACAAGAGTCTTGGGCACCTTTGGCTATCACGCTCCAGA ATATGCTATGACTGGACAGTTGACACAGAAGAGTGATGTGTATAGCTTTGGGGTTGTACTACTAGAGCTTTTGACAGGGAGGAAACCTGTGGATCATACAATGCCACGTGGCCAACAAAGTCTTGTAACCTgg GCTACACCGAGACTCAGTGAAGACAAAGTGAAGCAGTGTGTTGATCCAAAGCTAAAAGGAGAATATCCTCCTAAATCAGTAGCTAAG CTAGCAGCGGTGGCAGCATTGTGTGTGCAATATGAATCAGAGTTTAGACCGAATATGAGTATAGTTGTGAAAGCTTTGCAGCCACTTCTCAAAACTCCAGCGCCAGTCCCAGTAACGGAACCCTGA
- the LOC103867934 gene encoding PTI1-like tyrosine-protein kinase 2 isoform X1 — MHRWICCGRTSGDSDVSNDEQHLKTQWQQSEGAANNNKPKPQAVAKPEAPKEALPIEVPLLSVEEVKEKTDNFGSKSLIGEGSYGRVYYATLSDGKAVALKKLDVAPEAETNTEFLSQVSMVSRLKHENFIQLVGYCVDENLRVLAYEFATMGSLHDVLHGRKGVQGAQPGPTLDWITRVKIAVEAARGLEYLHEKVQPPVIHRDVRSSNVLLFEDYQAKVADFNLSNQAPDNAARLHSTRVLGTFGYHAPEYAMTGQLTQKSDVYSFGVVLLELLTGRKPVDHTMPRGQQSLVTWATPRLSEDKVKQCVDPKLKGEYPPKSVAKLAAVAALCVQYESEFRPNMSIVVKALQPLLKTPAPVPVTEP, encoded by the exons ATGCACAGGTGGATCTGTTGTGGGCGTACTTCAGGAGATTCGGATGTATCTAATGATGAGCAACATCTGAAAACTCAATGGCAGCAATCTGAAGGAG CAGCAAATAATAATAAGCCAAAACCACAAGCTGTTGCAAAACCTGAGGCGCCCAAGGAAGCTCTTCCCATTGAAGTTCCTCTCTTGTCTGTGGAGGAGGTTAAAGAAAAGACTGACAACTTTGGATCAAAGTCACTCATTGGTGAGGGTTCTTATGGAAGGGTGTATTACGCAACTCTAAGTGATGGTAAAGCAGTTGCATTGAAGAAACTCGATGTTGCCCCTGAAGCTGAAACAAACACCGAGTTCTTGAGTCAG GTTTCCATGGTTTCAAGACTGAAGCATGAGAATTTCATTCAGCTGGTCGGCTATTGTGTCGATGAGAACCTCCGTGTTCTTGCTTATGAGTTTGCAACGATGGGATCACTGCACGACGTTCTACATG GTAGGAAGGGAGTTCAAGGTGCACAGCCAGGTCCAACACTTGACTGGATAACGAGGGTGAAGATCGCCGTTGAGGCAGCTAGGGGTTTAGAATACCTTCATGAGAAGGTTCAGCCTCCTGTCATACATAGAGACGTGAGATCTAGCAATGTGCTTCTCTTTGAAGACTATCAGGCAAAAGTTGCTGATTTTAATCTCTCAAATCAAGCTCCTGACAATGCTGCACGTCTTCACTCTACAAGAGTCTTGGGCACCTTTGGCTATCACGCTCCAGA ATATGCTATGACTGGACAGTTGACACAGAAGAGTGATGTGTATAGCTTTGGGGTTGTACTACTAGAGCTTTTGACAGGGAGGAAACCTGTGGATCATACAATGCCACGTGGCCAACAAAGTCTTGTAACCTgg GCTACACCGAGACTCAGTGAAGACAAAGTGAAGCAGTGTGTTGATCCAAAGCTAAAAGGAGAATATCCTCCTAAATCAGTAGCTAAG CTAGCAGCGGTGGCAGCATTGTGTGTGCAATATGAATCAGAGTTTAGACCGAATATGAGTATAGTTGTGAAAGCTTTGCAGCCACTTCTCAAAACTCCAGCGCCAGTCCCAGTAACGGAACCCTGA
- the LOC103867936 gene encoding probable myosin-binding protein 4: MVPNVMFDQKVPVLTYAACEWFLIFLMLIDALLSYLLVWFARYCRLQMPCFLCSKILHPLHWRLLICRNHRSEVSSYMSCLNHDNKLSDCRGMCNDCLLSFTKTTGPNPDVNRLLLGKLGYDLLSTSHSAHLRSCSCCDKPWRARHHTQRLIRLGSRGRNSKPNIPAPRHHLTRRGSGGSLKKMRDRRPATSGGEYADAGSRSDGVAHAGYTELKVHSGSESDFLFTDDDAFLQMTDFNVVEPPERRVRKSRSRTSFEDKKTPKRKQDVQDNKDKKKDYKNVGSPMHERKIVDKTQDQPPVPIGEHASVIFELITMSEARPFSLDLPKDDNAGEVTHKENETETSGNSSPSGGEFLSPRENSASQELQIQEHDDSADSAQNISDSDVKMGASDAEMEEKVSAHQPDSVADDEEDGAEGDFKPSASDSLAHEQSSEEEKETNEKNVAEEYFSNEEVDEVNAHSEPPLTSKEVSVSAEEQSSEEVDDSHEVKDVDNGDSEQLTSNNATGSGKEEHGDDHEETEPLKSPKPSLEHTDKDSSKVTETQSTSNPTQELKHSASVESFASISSDIEGESLVDLLKQQLEYDRKCLRELSKELEEERNASAIATNEAMAMITRLQEEKAALQMEALQYLRMMDEQAEHDVDALERANDVLADREKEIQDLEMELEYYRVKYPDESREEILASMGVLEGVETSENSETDETSEKVPTDA, translated from the exons ATGGTTCCAAATGTCATGTTTGATCAAAAGGTTCCTGTGCTAACCTACGCAGCATGCGAATGGTTCCTCATATTCCTCATGCTCATCGACGCTCTCCTCTCCTATCTCCTCGTCTGGTTCGCACGCTACTGCAGATTGCAGATGCCATGTTTTCTCTGCTCCAAGATCCTCCATCCTCTCCACTGGAGATTGCTCATCTGCAGAAACCACAGATCAGAGGTCTCATCTTACATGTCGTGTCTAAACCACGACAACAAGCTCTCCGACTGCCGAGGAATGTGCAACGATTGTCTACTGTCCTTCACCAAAACGACCGGTCCGAATCCAGACGTGAACAGATTGCTTCTAGGGAAGCTAGGGTATGATCTGCTCTCCACAAGCCATTCTGCTCACCTTAGGTCGTGTTCTTGCTGCGATAAACCGTGGAGGGCAAGGCACCATACGCAGAGACTGATTAGGTTAGGCTCTCGGGGAAGAAACTCTAAGCCGAACATTCCTGCTCCGAGGCATCATCTTACCCGAAGAGGAAGCGGTGGGAGtttgaagaagatgagagatCGTAGACCAGCGACGAGCGGTGGTGAGTATGCTGACGCTGGAAGCCGCAGCGACGGTGTGGCTCATGCGGGATACACAGAGCTGAAGGTTCACTCCGGCTCTGAGTCTGACTTTTTGTTTACAGATGATGATGCTTTCCTCCAGATGACTGACTTCAATGTGGTTGAGCCACCTGAGAGACGTGTTCGCAAGTCTCGGTCTAGGACATCGTTTGAAGACAAGAAGACACCGAAGCGTAAACAGGATGTGCAAGACAATAAGGATAAGAAGAAAGATTATAAAAACGTCGGATCTCCCATGCATGAACGTAAGATTGTAGATAAGACTCAAGACCAACCACCTGTCCCAATAGGAGAGCATGCATCTGTAATCTTTGAACTTATAACTATGAGTGAAGCTCGTCCATTCTCACTGGATTTACCTAAAGATGACAATGCAGGAGAAGTAACACATAAAG AGAATGAAACTGAGACTAGTGGCAACTCATCTCCTTCTGGTGGAGAATTCTTGAGTCCTAGAGAAAACTCTGCCTCTCAGGAACTCCAGATTCAAGAGCATGATGATTCCGCAGACTCTGCTCAAAACATCTCCGACTCTGATGTGAAGATGGGAGCATCTGATGCAGAAATGGAGGAAAAAGTGTCTGCTCATCAGCCTGATTCTGTTGCAGATGATGAGGAAGATGGAGCTGAAGGAGACTTCAAGCCTTCAGCGTCAGATTCTCTGGCACATGAACAGTCTAGTGAGGAAGAAAAAGAGACTAACGAAAAGAATGTTGCAGAAGAATACTTCAGTAATGAAGAAGTAGATGAGGTCAACGCACACTCGGAGCCGCCGTTGACCTCAAAAGAAGTATCTGTCTCAGCTGAAGAACAATCCAGTGAGGAAGTAGATGATAGTCATGAAGTAAAGGATGTGGACAATGGAGATTCTGAACAGTTAACATCAAACAATGCAACTGGTTCTGGTAAAGAAGAGCATGGAGATGATCATGAAGAGACTGAGCCTTTGAAGTCACCAAAACCCTCATTAGAACATACCGATAAAGATTCCTCAAAGGTGACAGAGACTCAATCTACTTCAAATCCAACACAGGAACTAAAGCACTCCGCATCTGTGGAGTCCTTTGCAAGCATCAGCAGCGACATCGAGGGAGAAAGTCTCGTCGATCTGTTGAAACAACAGCTAGAGTACGACAGGAAATGTCTAAGAGAGCTGAGCAAAGAGCTAGAGGAAGAGAGAAACGCGTCGGCCATCGCTACAAACGAAGCGATGGCGATGATCACAAGGCTGCAGGAGGAGAAAGCAGCTCTCCAGATGGAAGCGTTGCAGTACCTGAGGATGATGGACGAGCAAGCGGAGCACGACGTTGATGCGCTTGAGAGAGCAAACGATGTCTTGGCTGATAGGGAAAAGGAGATACAAGATCTCGAGATGGAGTTGGAGTACTATAGAGTGAAGTATCCAGATGAGTCGAGAGAAGAGATCCTCGCTAGCATGGGAGTTCTTGAGGGTGTAGAGACGAGTGAAAACTCAGAAACTGATGAGACTAGCGAGAAAGTTCCAACAGATGCTTAA